In a genomic window of Quercus lobata isolate SW786 chromosome 4, ValleyOak3.0 Primary Assembly, whole genome shotgun sequence:
- the LOC115986306 gene encoding uncharacterized protein LOC115986306, whose product MERAEVSCNQPLLDRNHFSPISELVSDSFEEEMLLLNWVNPTGSYKDEEDWQLMEYVPLAQWDPNGGLVLMTEEDDPVDISVEDDLQPSAWVSKKVKGLGKWVGFPIDSCERQCVEFFQRLEKVWEKQATAGSLRRTASSSTKGMRELQNLISTVNYDGQADKRTREIVKFSGLGSDGCP is encoded by the coding sequence ATGGAGAGGGCTGAGGTGTCTTGCAATCAGCCATTATTGGATCGAAATCATTTTTCTCCTATTTCTGAGTTGGTTTCGGATTCTTTCGAAGAAGAGATGCTGTTGTTGAATTGGGTCAATCCCACGGGGTCTTATAAGGACGAGGAGGATTGGCAGTTGATGGAATATGTACCTTTGGCTCAATGGGATCCTAATGGGGGTTTGGTGTTAATGACTGAGGAAGATGACCCAGTTGACATCTCTGTGGAGGATGATTTGCAACCTTCGGCTTGGGTAAGTAAGAAGGTTAAGGGTCTCGGTAAGTGGGtgggtttccccatagattccTGTGAGAGGCAGTGTGTTGAATTTTTTCAACGACTTGAGAAAGTGTGGGAGAAACAAGCTACTGCAGGTAGTCTTCGTCGCACTGCTTCTTCCTCTACAAAAGGTATGAGGGAATTacagaatttaatttctacagtTAATTATGATGGGCAAGCTGATAAACGAACCAGGGAGATTGTGAAGTTCAGTGGGTTGGGCTCTGATGGTTGTCCATGA
- the LOC115986305 gene encoding F-box/kelch-repeat protein At3g23880-like, whose translation MTAYLPEEVVINILSRLPPKSLIRFKCVSKTWRSLIGTPDLISRNLINHSTLISKSEDPNNPLFFLVKATDKIDTSKHTFSFLSYDNLDPEYTSEVILNLPQPNHGLNLDIVGSSSDGLLCLCFASTIYLWDPTTSSVLEPLPPITPREMVNVDFHSVGFGFDSTSNDFKVVRLLNVHFRSATNLLHISQEAEVYSVSSGSWRQLDPQVAHVPNGIHTQSRVTMYLDGNFFWCATPLPLDNNEDEKIVRFDFAREVFKSTSFPDACVIGDYSSWKTTLTALNGSVAMLVYPFGKEVEMLCFDIWVLFEFGVRESWTKLIRIGPSLDLESHWDFGGMERCLWRAKKGSWCCMILLQTQARFFHLMGLRDRYKLLSTLSFGKQTRTMVKTKRR comes from the coding sequence ATGACAGCCTATCTCCCTGAGGAAGTGGTGATAAACATACTCTCACGCCTTCCTCCAAAATCCCTAATTCGATTCAAGTGCGTCTCCAAAACCTGGCGCTCTCTCATCGGAACCCCAGATTTGATCTCTCGAAACCTCATCAACCACTCCACTCTCATCTCTAAATCCGAAGACCCCAATAACCCTCTCTTCTTCCTCGTCAAAGCCACAGACAAAATCGACACCTCGAAGCACACATTCTCGTTCCTATCCTACGACAACCTCGATCCAGAATACACATCCGAAGTCATCCTTAACCTCCCACAACCAAACCACGGTCTCAACCTCGACATCGTCGGTTCCTCCTCCGATGGTCTCCTCTGTCTCTGTTTCGCAAGCACCATCTACCTCTGGGACCCCACCACGTCATCAGTGCTCGAGCCTCTCCCTCCTATAACCCCTCGCGAAATGGTCAATGTCGATTTCCACAGTGTTGGGTTCGGATTCGATTCCACATCCAATGACTTCAAGGTCGTGAGGCTTCTCAATGTTCATTTCAGGTCCGCGACCAATTTGCTTCATATAAGTCAAGAAGCGGAAGTGTATAGCGTCAGCAGTGGTTCGTGGAGGCAGCTGGATCCTCAGGTTGCTCACGTGCCTAATGGGATTCATACACAGTCGAGGGTCACAATGTACTTGGATGGGAACTTTTTCTGGTGCGCGACGCCGCTTCCATTAGATAATAATGAGGATGAGAAGATTGTTCGCTTCGACTTTGCTAGGGAGGTATTCAAGTCTACTTCATTTCCGGACGCTTGTGTTATTGGGGATTACTCCAGTTGGAAGACGACTCTCACCGCGTTGAACGGGTCTGTTGCTATGCTGGTTTATCCTTTTGGGAAGGAGGTGGAGAtgttgtgttttgatatatgggttttgtttgaATTTGGTGTTAGGGAGTCGTGGACTAAGCTTATTAGAATTGGACCCTCTTTGGATTTGGAAAGCCATTGGGATTTTGGGGGTatggaaagatgtttatggagAGCAAAGAAGGGCAGCTGGTGTTGTATGATCCTTCTACAAACACAGGCAAGATTTTTCCATTTGATGGGCTTAAGGGATCGTTACAAGTTACTCTCTACACTGAGTTTTGGGAAACAAACGAGGACGATGGTGAAGACCAAGAGGAGGTGA